Proteins found in one Nostoc sp. NIES-3756 genomic segment:
- a CDS encoding DUF1822 family protein gives MSYLSQSQIISIPISEQFRQTALEFAQGQPTVAKAKQVYLNTLAVQVVNTYLTMLDIPTELEAGYCWLPRGRLFADVADLVLTGVGRLECRPIRSGDRTCQIPPEVWDNRIGYIVVEINKSCKEGKIIGFTPDVTTSEIHLEQLQSLTVLIEYSHLVQLRQWLEGIYTSNWQSIEELSNQRSNQLSFRAKRVRGFELDNPAKAWQVVEQLYPYRSWEKNLPKELLDNTGQQTGNLEVSPNNYSKLTGAIAHLLQTTPDEETRWTLAEILWTLEPNHPAISARRLIDLGMRLAGHPVALMVAILAKPDRNVAVLLRVYPMGNQPYLPPGLELAGLDENGQTFLEVKARENKDDYIQCKFCAEFGERFQVRVSINNVSIQENFVI, from the coding sequence ATGAGTTACCTTAGTCAATCACAAATAATTTCCATACCCATTTCCGAACAATTCCGTCAAACCGCCCTGGAATTTGCCCAAGGACAACCGACTGTTGCAAAGGCGAAACAAGTATATCTGAATACTTTAGCTGTTCAGGTAGTTAATACTTACTTGACAATGCTAGATATCCCGACGGAGTTAGAAGCTGGTTATTGTTGGCTTCCTAGAGGACGCTTATTTGCTGATGTTGCAGATTTAGTTTTAACTGGTGTGGGGCGTTTGGAATGTCGGCCAATTCGCAGTGGCGATCGCACTTGTCAAATTCCCCCAGAAGTTTGGGATAATCGTATCGGTTATATAGTTGTAGAAATCAATAAAAGCTGTAAGGAAGGTAAAATTATCGGGTTTACTCCTGATGTAACCACCTCAGAAATTCACCTGGAACAACTGCAATCTTTAACAGTATTAATCGAATACTCTCATCTTGTACAGTTACGACAATGGTTAGAAGGTATTTACACTAGTAACTGGCAAAGTATAGAAGAATTATCAAATCAAAGAAGTAATCAATTATCCTTTCGTGCTAAACGTGTACGGGGATTTGAATTAGATAATCCAGCAAAAGCTTGGCAAGTGGTTGAGCAATTATATCCTTATCGTAGTTGGGAAAAAAATCTTCCAAAAGAATTATTAGATAATACTGGACAGCAAACAGGGAATTTAGAAGTATCACCTAATAACTATAGTAAATTAACTGGGGCGATCGCTCATCTTTTACAAACAACTCCAGATGAAGAAACTCGCTGGACTTTAGCAGAAATATTATGGACTCTTGAACCTAATCATCCTGCCATTAGTGCAAGAAGGCTCATCGATTTAGGAATGCGACTTGCAGGGCATCCTGTAGCTTTAATGGTAGCCATTTTAGCCAAGCCTGATAGAAATGTTGCTGTCTTATTGCGTGTGTATCCGATGGGAAATCAGCCTTACTTACCGCCAGGGTTAGAATTAGCTGGACTAGATGAAAATGGACAAACATTTTTAGAAGTCAAAGCGCGAGAAAATAAGGATGATTATATTCAATGCAAATTTTGTGCAGAATTTGGTGAAAGATTTCAAGTTCGGGTTAGTATAAATAATGTGAGTATTCAAGAGAACTTTGTCATTTGA
- a CDS encoding ABC transporter substrate-binding protein yields the protein MGKLVIFEIGEGSFEQGFPVKIRIGEERKPHSTEIIGRLPPASTISQDYSQWQSIYRSLPQNWLITVPQTQITNVSTIDDCHNAARRFHISFNEWLNQPSVRQLERQLLQKIGDWQDVRFILQTQDALLSRLPWHLWDIFHDIHPRPEVIISSEYKPSKIKLNCPVKILVVLGDNQGINIQQDLAELENLPGAIVEILEQPSPQKLRDKLWSEPWDIFFFAGHSCSHTSNSGQIQINAHETLSLDSLESTLRHAVRKRLKLAIFNSCDGVGLAGTLARVKIPYTIVMREYIPDLVAQHFLRYFLQAFASGESLYASVQQSRDRLQEELENDSPCASWLPVIFQNPAADEMRYPQPRNWRKIAVGTAIVTGLVVTSCYVFTKVNDDWKFHSRFSDGNTILVKTVITPDKQDGVKAFNEGNYKLAQQKFQESLRKYNNDPETLIYLENAKIVSNPAIKIGVAVPITTNPEVAKEILRGVAQAQQEINNQGGIKGKFLKVEIASDDNNPQIAKQVAQRFVEDAEIVAVVGHNSSDASVPASAIYQAGKLVMISPTSSSTQLTDRPRLDSNGNYIYRTIISFNIIAEDLAVYAKNAGMNKIMICSDSQATDQSFQQAFVNAMFSKRLQHIRNIPCDFASNDFSPDAIIKSAQDNQVDAILLNPQVDRMNRAVEIAKINQGRLQLLGNPSFQTKTMLDNGKVLKGMVLATPWLATVSPNKEFVQNAKKLWWEIDFITWRTANAYDATKVIAAAIKQEGDTRMGIQKALAGNFSVQGATGTIQFLSWGDRIGERVGNSVLVEVQPDSKSPNGYSFEPKDSIYNRISLGDKILIQDNPSQEKQSGVQAFATEEYQRAIASFKASLKMMPNDPETRIYVQNAQAASSGKFIRIAVSVPIGSNLNVAKEILQGVAQAQDEVNNQGGIQGYLLQVEIANDDNNPDIAQKLANYFITEQTILAVIGHNASDASVAACPIYQEGKLVNISPTSFSLKLSGCGAYIFRTAPNIALMANRLSNYAINKTYTKNLAICVDEKAIDNQSFRDIFNSTIISFGGSIVNIKCDLSAPDFNAKQVINDAIANGVDGLVLAPHVDRINKALEIAAANQGRLKLFASPTLYTSQTLQQGQADVNGLILAVPWYPEANPQNNFNKNAQRLWGNVLTWRSATSYDATVAVIAGLKQSKTREGLQKVFRKLDFSAIGATGEIRFVQSGDRYLKNDATLVKIQRSREGGYKFVVIDGDKIERR from the coding sequence GTGGGGAAGCTGGTTATCTTCGAGATTGGGGAAGGTAGTTTTGAGCAAGGGTTTCCTGTAAAAATCAGAATTGGGGAAGAACGTAAACCACATTCTACGGAGATTATTGGCAGATTGCCACCAGCATCAACAATTTCTCAAGATTATTCTCAATGGCAATCTATTTATCGTAGCTTACCCCAAAATTGGTTAATTACTGTTCCCCAAACTCAAATTACTAATGTTTCCACAATAGATGATTGTCATAATGCTGCCCGCAGATTTCACATTAGTTTCAATGAGTGGTTAAATCAACCATCAGTCAGACAATTAGAACGGCAATTATTACAAAAAATTGGCGATTGGCAAGATGTCCGCTTTATTTTGCAAACACAAGATGCCTTACTAAGTCGTCTTCCTTGGCATTTATGGGATATATTTCATGATATCCATCCCCGCCCAGAAGTTATCATTAGTTCTGAATATAAACCATCTAAAATTAAACTAAATTGTCCAGTCAAAATTTTAGTTGTTCTAGGCGATAATCAGGGAATTAATATTCAACAAGATTTAGCAGAATTAGAAAATTTGCCTGGTGCTATAGTTGAAATTTTAGAACAACCATCTCCTCAAAAACTCAGAGACAAATTATGGAGTGAACCTTGGGATATATTTTTCTTTGCTGGACATAGTTGTAGTCATACAAGTAATTCTGGACAGATTCAAATTAATGCCCATGAAACTTTATCATTAGATAGTTTGGAGTCTACACTGCGCCATGCTGTGCGTAAAAGATTAAAATTAGCGATTTTCAATTCTTGCGATGGTGTAGGGTTAGCTGGGACTTTAGCGCGGGTGAAGATTCCTTACACAATTGTCATGCGGGAATATATTCCTGATTTAGTCGCACAGCATTTTTTAAGATATTTTTTACAAGCATTTGCATCTGGCGAATCTTTATACGCCTCTGTACAACAAAGCCGCGATCGCTTACAAGAAGAATTAGAAAATGACTCTCCTTGTGCTTCATGGCTACCTGTAATTTTTCAAAATCCAGCCGCCGACGAAATGAGATATCCCCAGCCGCGTAATTGGCGAAAAATAGCCGTAGGTACGGCTATTGTCACAGGCTTAGTAGTTACTAGTTGTTATGTATTCACAAAAGTGAATGATGATTGGAAATTTCATAGCCGCTTTAGTGATGGTAATACTATTTTAGTAAAAACGGTTATTACCCCTGATAAACAAGATGGTGTGAAGGCATTTAATGAAGGTAACTATAAATTAGCTCAACAAAAGTTTCAAGAATCTTTACGTAAATATAACAACGATCCAGAAACGTTAATTTATTTAGAGAATGCAAAAATTGTCAGTAACCCAGCAATAAAAATAGGTGTTGCCGTACCCATCACGACAAATCCAGAAGTCGCCAAAGAAATTTTAAGAGGCGTAGCACAAGCGCAACAAGAAATTAACAATCAAGGAGGAATTAAGGGTAAGTTCTTAAAAGTAGAAATTGCTAGTGATGATAATAACCCTCAGATTGCCAAACAAGTAGCACAAAGATTTGTGGAAGATGCAGAGATAGTTGCAGTAGTCGGGCATAACAGTAGTGACGCTAGTGTTCCCGCATCTGCTATTTATCAGGCAGGAAAATTAGTCATGATTTCTCCTACTAGTAGTTCTACTCAATTAACTGATCGCCCCCGCCTTGATAGTAATGGTAATTACATTTATAGAACTATTATCAGTTTTAATATAATTGCTGAGGATTTGGCTGTATATGCCAAAAATGCAGGCATGAATAAGATTATGATTTGTAGTGATTCCCAAGCCACAGATCAATCTTTTCAGCAAGCATTCGTGAATGCAATGTTTTCTAAACGCTTGCAACATATCAGAAATATTCCCTGCGATTTTGCCTCTAATGATTTTAGCCCAGACGCTATTATTAAAAGCGCTCAGGATAATCAAGTAGATGCTATTTTACTCAATCCTCAAGTCGATAGGATGAACAGAGCAGTTGAGATTGCTAAAATTAACCAAGGTAGGTTGCAATTATTAGGCAACCCTAGCTTTCAAACTAAAACCATGCTTGATAATGGCAAAGTACTGAAAGGAATGGTTTTAGCTACCCCTTGGTTGGCGACTGTTTCCCCAAATAAAGAATTTGTCCAGAATGCCAAAAAATTGTGGTGGGAAATAGATTTTATTACTTGGCGTACAGCGAATGCTTATGATGCTACCAAAGTGATTGCCGCAGCGATTAAGCAAGAAGGCGACACGAGAATGGGTATCCAAAAAGCCTTAGCGGGTAATTTTTCTGTGCAAGGTGCTACTGGAACAATTCAGTTTTTGTCTTGGGGCGATCGCATCGGTGAACGTGTGGGTAATTCTGTACTAGTAGAAGTACAACCCGATAGTAAATCGCCTAATGGATACAGTTTTGAACCAAAAGATTCTATCTATAACCGCATCAGTTTAGGAGACAAAATTTTAATTCAAGATAACCCCAGTCAAGAGAAACAATCAGGAGTGCAAGCCTTTGCAACAGAGGAATATCAACGGGCGATCGCATCCTTTAAAGCATCACTAAAAATGATGCCCAATGACCCAGAAACTCGTATATATGTACAAAATGCCCAGGCTGCGAGTAGCGGTAAATTTATCAGAATTGCTGTCAGTGTTCCTATTGGTAGTAATTTGAATGTTGCTAAAGAAATACTCCAAGGTGTAGCTCAAGCACAAGATGAAGTTAATAATCAAGGTGGGATTCAAGGGTATTTATTACAAGTGGAAATAGCTAATGATGATAATAACCCAGATATTGCTCAAAAACTTGCCAATTACTTCATTACAGAGCAAACCATTTTAGCAGTAATTGGTCATAATGCCTCGGATGCTTCTGTAGCTGCTTGCCCAATATATCAAGAAGGGAAATTAGTTAATATTTCTCCTACTAGTTTTTCTCTCAAATTATCGGGATGTGGTGCTTATATTTTCCGTACTGCACCAAATATTGCGTTGATGGCTAATCGCCTATCTAACTATGCAATTAATAAAACATATACAAAAAACTTAGCTATTTGTGTAGATGAAAAAGCTATAGATAATCAGTCATTTCGTGATATATTTAACTCAACAATCATTTCGTTTGGTGGTAGTATTGTCAATATTAAATGTGACTTGTCTGCACCAGATTTTAACGCTAAACAAGTAATTAATGACGCAATTGCTAATGGTGTTGATGGCTTAGTTTTAGCCCCACATGTAGATAGAATTAACAAAGCTTTAGAAATAGCCGCAGCTAATCAAGGTAGGTTGAAACTGTTCGCTAGTCCTACACTTTACACATCTCAAACCTTGCAACAAGGGCAAGCTGATGTCAATGGTTTGATTTTAGCTGTGCCTTGGTATCCAGAAGCCAATCCACAAAACAACTTTAATAAAAATGCTCAACGCCTTTGGGGTAATGTTTTAACTTGGCGTTCTGCAACTAGTTACGATGCAACTGTAGCTGTGATTGCTGGTTTAAAGCAAAGTAAAACCCGTGAGGGACTACAGAAAGTTTTTCGGAAGCTAGATTTTTCCGCCATAGGTGCGACAGGTGAAATTCGCTTTGTCCAATCAGGCGATCGCTATCTCAAAAACGATGCTACTTTGGTAAAAATTCAACGTAGTAGAGAAGGAGGTTATAAATTTGTGGTTATAGATGGGGATAAAATTGAACGCAGATGA
- a CDS encoding S1C family serine protease — translation MSSLLALSNSLADTVEQAGNSVVAVNAGTRVSPSGIYWRDGIIITSDESLPRYEEITITLSPGQSLPVTFLGHDASTDIAVFQLENAQIPVAKIGDTNTLKVGHLVLGLARSSEGDLRAAMGAVSVVSGAWRSMNGGNIDQFIRPDITLYPGFAGGALVDAAGYVVGMNTSGRRGTALTIPATTVNRVIDQLLAKGRISRGYLGVGMQPVRLPENLKTDLNLTATTGVIVVNIEAGSPADDAGLLLGDVLVKFDGASVTDTGDVLALLNNSDRIGKPVTLQVIRGGALLELDVVVGESPVVEEGSGSTTLTNQRYEAEASRHERGGRRHRR, via the coding sequence ATGTCTTCATTATTAGCGTTATCTAATAGTCTAGCGGACACGGTAGAACAAGCTGGTAATTCTGTGGTGGCGGTGAATGCTGGTACAAGGGTTTCCCCTAGTGGGATTTATTGGCGTGACGGAATTATTATCACTTCTGATGAGTCACTTCCACGTTACGAGGAAATTACCATCACCTTATCACCAGGACAAAGCCTTCCTGTCACCTTCCTTGGTCACGATGCTAGTACAGATATAGCTGTCTTCCAATTAGAAAATGCCCAAATTCCTGTAGCCAAGATTGGTGATACAAATACACTGAAAGTTGGTCATTTAGTATTGGGTTTGGCTAGAAGTAGCGAAGGCGATTTACGCGCAGCGATGGGGGCTGTGAGTGTTGTCAGTGGTGCTTGGCGGAGTATGAATGGTGGGAATATTGATCAATTTATCCGCCCAGATATTACACTCTACCCTGGTTTTGCTGGTGGGGCGCTTGTCGATGCGGCGGGTTATGTGGTGGGGATGAACACTTCAGGACGACGGGGTACGGCGTTGACTATTCCGGCGACTACAGTTAATCGGGTGATTGATCAATTACTTGCTAAGGGGAGAATTTCCCGTGGTTATTTGGGTGTGGGGATGCAGCCTGTACGGTTGCCTGAAAATCTCAAAACTGACCTAAATTTAACTGCAACTACTGGGGTAATTGTTGTCAATATCGAAGCTGGAAGCCCAGCCGATGATGCAGGCTTGCTATTAGGGGATGTGTTGGTGAAATTTGACGGTGCTTCTGTGACTGATACAGGTGATGTACTGGCATTACTTAATAATAGCGATCGCATCGGTAAACCTGTCACATTACAAGTTATCCGGGGTGGGGCTTTGTTGGAGTTAGATGTTGTAGTGGGTGAAAGTCCTGTTGTTGAAGAGGGTAGTGGTTCGACTACGCTCACCAACCAGAGGTATGAGGCAGAAGCTAGTAGGCATGAAAGAGGTGGTAGACGGCATAGAAGATAA